ATTATTTACTCCCTATCTTGCCAACCACAATCACGCACTTAATGCAGAGATTGCCTGGGCGCAAAAAGAAAATAGCACACTAATCATGCGTATTCTTCATCGCTATTTATGGCAAGAATCAATGCTTAGCATTTCAATGATCATGCTAGGCTTACTATCGATGTTCTCATTTTTTGATTTTATTCAAGAATTGGAAAATCTTGGTCGCGGCAACTACAACATAGCGAACATGCTTACTTTTGTTTTGTTGAGCGTGCCGGGTCATATTTATGAAGTCGCTCCTGTTGCTGTATTAATTGGCATGATGGTCAGCTTGGGGACATTAGGTCGCAGCTCTGAACTCATCATTATGCGCGTGAGCGGATTATCCATCGCACATATTGGTTTTACTCTTGCAAAAGTGGGACTTTTGTTCACTATCATCACTTTTCTAATTGGTGAACTCATCACACCCGTTAGTGAAAAAATAGCACAGCGTATGCGTATCCAAGCAACTGATGCTGTTGTTGCACAAGATTTCAAGTCAGGGTTATGGGTGAAAGATGATAAGAGTTTTATCAATGTTGCTACTGTAATGCCAGATGCCTCTTTACTAGAAATCAGCATCTACGAGTTTGATGCAACATTTAAACTAACCGCTATTAGCAATGCGAAAAGAGCAGATTATTTAGATGGTCGATGGAGATTAAGTGATGTCTTTCAAACCAAATTCAGTAACACAAAAGAAACTGACCAAACCCAGATAAACACAACATTTTTCAGTCAGGCCAATTGGGAATCTGCGATTCGCCCAGAGTTGTTAAACGTGCTTTTAGTTGCACCAGAAAAAATGTCCGCTTGGCACTTGTACGCCTTTATTTCGCACTTAGCCAATAATAAGCAAAAAACCACACGATACGAAGTTGCACTTTGGGCAAAAGTCATCTATCCACTTGCTTGTATTGTAATGGTGGTTTTAGCACTACCGTTTGGGTTCTTACAGCAACGCGCATCCAGCACGAGCACCAAAATATTTATAGGCATATTACTTGGTGTCGTCTACCAAATCATGAATCGCGTATTTAGTCATTTGGGCGTTTTGAACGATTGGCAACCATTAATCAGCGCCATTACCCCAACAACATTATTTCTATTGGCGGGTTTAGCGCTTATTTTTATGATTGAACGACGCTAGTTTTGGCTACTTGGAATCACTTTAATTAGCCGTGTTTTTAGCACTCTATCATGTAAAAACAAGGCCTCCTTATCAAAAATAGCCCACAAAAACCCTAGGCCAAAACTGAATAAAGAAAAGCTTGCGAATAAATATCGTAACATCGCACATGTCATCGTTAATGGCTGCCCACTCTGACTGACCACTCTTAGCTTCCATGCTTGTGTGGCTAGCGTTTGACCTGTGGTCATCCAACAGCGCACAAAATAAGCCCCTGCCACCAACCATAGCAATAGTTGTAAAAAAAATCTGTTTAATCCCGTTTCTGCAGGCCCGAACAGCAACAAAAAGATTGCAGTAAAAAGCAACCACAGTGCAAGCAACGATAACATCTCATAAGCACCAGCCGCAAAAACACTCACCAAACCAACACGATTCATAGATTCCACATCCATAAAAAACCCACTAAAGATATCAGCGGGTATTTTAATATCACCAAAATAGCAAAATTAATCTAGCTCAGGATCATAATAAACTTCACCAGATTGCTTACGCATTTCTTCACGTAGATGTTCAGGCAACTTCTGATGCTCAGCCCACTTATCACGCAAGATCTGCTGCTGCTCTGGACTCAAACTGTGAAATTTATGAAACCGCTTACGCGCATTCTCACGCTCATAAGGTGTCATCCGACTCCACGTATTGAGTCGGTTCTGCACACGCTTTTGTTTTTTTGCATCCATCTTGGGATAATCTGCGGCAATATCAAGCATCTTTTCACGTTGCCAAGATCGCAACGTATCCCACTCAGCCGCCAAGGGGGCCAGCACCTTGCGTTGCTGTTCAGTCAATTGGGCCCACTTCTTGGAAGATGCTTCGTCGCTCGATGGCGAATTGACACGGACAATATCTGTCATGGCTAATTGCACTTGACGCTGTTGCAGTTCATCCAATTGCATCTCATATGGTGCAGCTTGCACATGCATCACTAACAATAATAGACATAACAACCAACACTTTTTCATTACTAACATACCTTTAATCTATATACCTATTCTATAGGCTAGTTGGCCGATTCAATGCTGGCTCAAACCCTTTATCCACAAAAGCTTCTGGTGGCAAATCTGCTCCAAGCAAGAATGCGTCACTTGTTTCATTTGCACCTAAGTTTTGTAGTGTCAAAAAAACTGTGACAATCACCAACAATGCCAAGCCCATCAGTCCACTGCGATGATGATCAGCCCAGCTTACCCATTGACTAAGCGTACCATCTGTATTCACTTCTAATCCAGCATGTTTTTTATGGTGGCTAATTGCTTGGCGCCTGCCCTCTTCCAATTGTTGCAATGTACGCATACTTAAGCGCTGCGATTTTGCATCTAGTAACTTAGCAATTTGTCGGCCTTGCACCGCCAAATGTGCATTGTCTTCGTCATTAGTATGATGTGTTTTCATGACGTCACCCCCTTAATTTTTCAACTATTTGACTATACCTAAACCCTCTTGCTCTAACAATGAGGCCATTGTATGCAACGCGCGTGAGCAATGCGTTTTTACACTGCCTTCTGAACAGCCCATAGATTCTGCCGTCTCGGCAACACTCATCTCTTCCCAATAACGCAGTACAAAGGCTTCTCGTTGACGAGCAGGTAAGCTTTCTAACGCTGCTTCAATAACCCGTAGTGTTTGGCTATTTTCTAATTGTGTGGCTGGATTTTGGGCACCATCATCCACATCCATAGTATCTAATGGATCTCTAGGATCGCCATTATCATCTTGACTACTAAAAGACGAAAGTAGTGTTGTCCATAGTGATCGGACCTTTTGCCGTCTCCAATAATCACGCATGGTATTTTGTAAAATACGCTGAAACAACATCGGATACTCTGCCACGGGTTTATCAGGATATTTATCTGCTAGCTTCAACATAGCATCTTGCATGATATCCATTGCAACATGTTCATCGCGAACGGCATAAAGCGTTTGCTTGAAGGCGCGTCGCTCTACGTTATGTAGAAAATCTGATAATTCTTTTGAGCTTGCCATGAATAAATAATATGATTACTAATACACAGTATAACAGCAAAAGCGCTTCCAGCCTTTATTATGAGGGATTATACTTGACTTTATTTATACCCCTAACCAAGCTTTACCGTTATGATTATTACCATGCTAAGAATTTTATTATTCGTTATCTTTATTTTGATTCTCTATGTTGTGTTACAGCGTTTCATCAAGTTTATTGGCGCTAATGACACCGCAACGGAGCAGACATTATCATCAGAAAAAATAGTCGCATGTCATCACTGCGGTGTTCATATCCCTGAAAGTAAAGCACACAGTATTGGTCATGCAGTTTACTGCAACAATCCCGACTGCCAACCAAAGTAAAGCATTTACATGGCATCAATATCCGTTCCCGATAATCAAAAACTCATTAAGTCGCACTGGATGAGCTTTAAACTTTATAACGGCTATCGGGTACTAGTTGCCTTCACTTTATTATTTAACCACACCCTTATCCTGAATTGGGATGTAATCAATCACGATGCTTTCACCAAAACCGCTCTCGGGTATTTCGTCTTCAGTATCGTTTCAGCGGTTGCCACTTGGTTTGAAAAACCAACATTAGAATTAACCCTGCCGCTTCAAATTGTTTTAGATGTTGTATTTATTTTGCTGTTAACACAAGCAAACACAGCTAGCCATAGTGTGATGGGGTTATTACTGGTCATTACGATTGCAGCCGCCAGTTTAATTAGTGACGGTCGTTTATCTCTATTTTATGCGGCGATAGCGACTATCGGCATTTTGTTACAGCAATTTTTAAGCGCGTTGCTTCATCCTGATATCACCCATGACTACACTTCATCTGTTATTTTAAGCATGGCCTGCTTTGCCATAGCTTGGCTCGCGCACAGCTTAGCAGAGAGAGTGCAAAATAGTGAACAACTTGCCTCACAACGGGGCTTGGACTTAAAAAGTCTAGCCTATGTGAATGCGCTTATTACGCACAGGATGAAGGATGGCGTCATTGTTGTTGATCAAGATTTGTTTATTAAGCACCACAATTTACAAGCACATGCCTTTTTGAATTTAGAGCATGCTGATTGGGAAGAAAAAAGTCTCGAGAAAATAGCCCCTGAAATTGCAGTATTGCTCATTAGATGGTTTAACAATGAACAACCAATTGACGATGCTATGCCAAACATTTCAACTGTTCATGTGCATGCGCGTGAGTTACGCATTAGTTTTCTACCCGTTGCAGAACGTCGCAATCAGGGCGCTGTTGTATTTATTGAAGACTGGTCACAAGTGCGAACACAATCTCACCAAGTTAAGCTTGCAGCACTGGGTCGCTTAACGGCTAAGATAGCACATGAGATTCGCAATCCGCTGAGCTCAATTAGCCATGCAAACCAACTATTGCAGGAAGAAGAGATGACTGCGGCTAATCAACGCTTGTTGCAAATCATAGATGATAATGTAGCGCGTGTTGATCAAATCATAAAAGACATCCTTGAACTCAATCGACGAGATCGCACCAATCAAGAATTAATCCCACTCAAACAATTTATCACTGAATTTCAGCAGGAATTTTGTGCAGTTGAAAATATATCTGTAAAAGAGTTTCTGCTAACAACAGAACATCACGATGATCTTGTCCTTTTTGACCGCAGACATTTAAATCAAATTTTATGGAATCTTTGTAAAAATGGATGGCGACATAGCCTGCAACAAGAAGGAAGTCTACATCTCCAAATATCTCCCGGGATTGAGCCATTTATCATTACGGTTGAAATTACCGATGATGGTGATGGCATACCAGATGCTGTCAGCAACCACTTATTTGAGCCATTCTTTACGACTGAAAAGACAGGTAATGGCTTGGGCTTATATATCAGTCGCGAGCTTGCAGAAGCGAATGGGGCAAATTTACAATTCCGCCCAACAAAACGTGGTGCAAAGTTTGCGATTCAAATTAAGGGAGCCACAATTTAATGATGTCAGATCAATTTAAATGCTTAGTGGTTGATGATGAAACTGATATTCGTGAATTAGTGGTATTGACCCTTGAGCGCATGGATATCCACGCGGATAGTGCACGCAATATTAGCGATGCCAAGCATATGCTAGCGAGCAAAGCATACAACCTATGCTTGACCGATATGCATTTACCTGACGGGTTGGGATTAGATCTGGTTATGTATATTTCGAACGAACACAATGGATTACCAGTTGCGGTGATTACTGCTTATGGCAGCGCAGAAAATGCTGTTTCTGCGCTTAAAGCGGGTGCCTTTGACTATCTCACCAAGCCAATTTCACTTAAACAATTACGTCCTCTGGTTGAATCAGCACTTAAGCTTTCGGGCATGTTTAGCACAACCTCTAAAAATACAGCAGGTTTAATTGGCACCTCTAGCGCCATTAATCAGGTTCGAACAATGATAGAAAAGCTCGCGCGTAGCCAAGCGCCCGTTTACATCAGTGGCGAATCAGGCAGTGGTAAAGAACTTGCTGCGCGACTGATTCATCAAAACAGCTCACGAAGAGACGATGCTTTTGTGGCGGTCAATTGCGGTGCTATTCCAGAATCATTAATGGAAAGTGAGTTTTTTGGTTATAAAAAAGGTGCCTTCACCGGCGCGATAAAAGATACCCCTGGTTTGTTTCAAGCGGCGAATGGCGGTACATTGTTTTTGGATGAGGTGGCTGATTTGCCTTTGCTAATGCAAGTTAAGCTATTACGCGCCATCCAAGAGAAGAAGGTGCGCGCAGTGGGCGATACCATTGAAGAAACAGTAGACGTTCGTATCATTAGTGCCACCCATAAGAACCTAACAGAGATGATGGCCGTCGGTCAGTTTAGGCAAGATTTGTATTACCGTTTAAATGTTATTCAACTCAAAATGCCCGCTTTACGAGAGCATCCTGAAGATATTCCAGAGCTAACACAAAAGCTTCTAGAGAAACTGTGCCAAGCACAGTCTATCGCCGTACCAACATTATCGCCAGAAGCCAGCAAACTGATTGCCTCACATCCATTTACAGGCAATGTGCGTGAGTTAGAAAATATGCTAGAGCGCGCGCTTGCCTTATCTGACGGACAGATAATAAATGTTGAAGATTTGTTAATTGATACAGATATTGACAATATTGACACGTCAACATCTAACGCCAGTAAAAACGATGACACAAGCTTACCTAACTACCTAGAAGATATTGAAAAGCGTGAAATTCTAAAAGCATTAGAAAAAACCAATCATAATAAAACGGCTGCCGCTAAATTACTTGGCGTTAGCTTTAGAACATTGCGTTATCGATTGGTAAAACTGGGCCTAGCAAAAGACGATACGCCCGATACTGACGAGGTGATAGAAGAGTCTTAATGTATGGTAGTAGTGAAGGGATCGTGGTCCAGACTAAATCATTATCGACCTGCTAGCAAGCCACTTACCTATCACCACACTGCATACCAGATCAAGTTATTACGATCATCCAATTCTTAAAGAGGGTAATGGATGAATAAGCATGTTAGTTGCAATCATAATCATCCGGGGTGTCATCGATATTAAAATACGCTTAAATGAAGTATGCATTTATTTGAGACAGGAAAGCGTTTTTATGCAGAAATCACATAAAATAACGGCATGGGAAAATCAATCTATCGGCCGTATCATATAGACAGTGCAGGGGTGATTGCTAGCGCCAAGCAAATAGCCTCACCTAATTGTGACGACAGAAGTAGCGATTGCATAATCGATATGGTGGTTATCCATAATATCAGTTTGCCGCCAACCCAATATGGCGGCAATGGGATTATTGCCCTCTTTACCAATCAACTGGATCCAGACGAACACCCCTACTACGCTCAGATTTATACTGCCAAAGTGTCAGCACACTTTCTAATCAGACGAGACGGCAGTCTCATTCAATTCGTGCCCTGCAACAAACGCGCATGGCACGCTGGTATATCTAGTTGGGGAAAGCGTGAACGATGTAATGATTTCTCGGTCGGAATAGAGCTGGAAGGATGTGATACTGAGCCATTTGAAGCAACACAGTATACAATACTGAATCGCTTACTAACTACCTTAAAAGCAACTTATCCGATTCAACACATTGTTGGTCATTCAGATATAGCGCCAGGACGTAAAACAGATCCAGGCCCTTTTTTTGATTGGTCAAAAATTAATACAGCATGAAACATTTAATAAATAGACTGAACCGCTTACTTATGCATCAATATACTGTCGTTATTTTCGCCTTTTTTCTTTCTGTAATGCTAACTTCATGCGGCACTGATGATGCAACTGCTAATAAAGATACAGGCGTTCGCGCCACCTTAGTTACAGTGACATCAGTCAAAAGTCAGGCCATAGAGGTGACACAAAGCTCAGTCGGCTCACTAGAGGGGCTCATCAATCCAACGCTTGCGGCAGAAATGGCAGCGCGCGTGATTAAAGTGTATGTCAATACTGGTGATACCGTTAAAAAAGGTCAACTTATCGCAACACTAGATGCGTCAGACTACATAATGCAACGTAACGAGGCGCAAGCTGAGGTGGCTAGAATTCAAGCGCTGTTACAGAATCAGTCCAAAGTTGTTGCGCGTAATCAAGCCTTAGTTGATCAAAACTTTATTTCTCAAAATGCTGTCGATAATGAAATTGCTCAAGAAAATGTACTAAAACAACAACTGATCGCTGCTAAAGCGCGTGTCAATAGCATCAACCATGACAGTAGCAAATCACAGATTATTGCGCCAGTCACTGGCATTATTGAAAGTAAGCCTGTCGATACAGGCGACTACCTCCGTGTAGGTGACCCTATCGTGCAGATTGTGTCGACCCAAATGTTACGTGCACATTTACCTTTTCCAGAGCAACTTAGTTCACAATTAAAGCCAGGCTTAATGGTTAGACTCAAAACCCCGACTAGCGACCAAATGGTAGAAACGGTTATTCGCGAGCTTAAGCCATTGATTGAAGAGGGTACACGCACGATTGATGTAATCGCAGATATTCATCATGCACAAGGATGGCAGCCAGGAGCGACGGTCACAGGTACCGTTGTCTTAAGTCAGCGCCCCAATACGACCATGATTCCTGAGCAAAGCCTTGTCCTACGTCCTGCAGGGGAAGTAGTCTACATAGTGCGAGACGGCATCGCTTATGAAGCCGTTGTTGAGTCAGGCATCCGCCAAAATGGCTTGATAGAAATACGCTCCGGCCTAACTATTGATGACATTATCGTTGTTGATGGGGCAGGATTTTTAACCAATAATGCGCCGGTAGAGATTGCAAAAGAGCGTGATACAGCAGATAGTTAGGTATTATTTAATATGACGCTTCCTGAATTCTCCATTAAGAGACACGTCCTAGCTTGGATGTTGTCTGGGATGATTATTTTATTTGGTGTTATTTCATATGATCGTATTGGAGTCGATCGTATTCCTTCGGTAGATTTTCCGGTTATTACCATTACTACTACGCTGCGTGGCGCTAATGCTGAAGTTGTTGATACCAGCATTACCAGTATTATTGAGTCTGCGATTAATACCACACCAGGCATTGACCATATTGGTTCAGCCTCTTCTCCAGGTGTATCCACCATTAGCATTACTTTTAATTTAGAAAAAAATATTGATGTTGCATTCAATGAAGTGCAATCTAAAATTAGTCAAATTCTAAAACGCTTACCAGCGGATGCTGATCCACCCACCGTTAGAAAAGTAGATGCTGACGCCCGCCCGATTATTTGGCTTTCATTAAATGGTGATCGCACTATCCAGCAATTGAATTTATATGCCACCAATGTACTTAAGAAAAAATTTGAAACTATTAATGGGGTAGGAGAAGTTCGATTTGGCGGCCAGCGTGAACGTGTCATTCGCGTCATTGTATCCCCAGAGCGGATGGCCGCATACAAGCTAGGTGCAAATGATTTAATTGATGCTTTTCAAAGAGAGCACGTACAGCTCCCAAGTGGGTTTTTAGTCAGTGAAAAAGCCGAACAGCTGATTAAATTAGATTTAGAGTTTCACGATATTCGTGATTTAGAAAACATGGTAGTGAGGCAAATGGCTGGCGTCCCCATTTATCTTAAAGACATTGCTAAGGTTGAAGATGGCATCACAGACAACCGGCAAATCGCGCGTTACAGTGGCAAACCAACTGTGGGTATTGGGATTGTCAAAATTGCAAATACCAACACAGTTGAGATTATTGATGCTGTTAAAAAGAAGATGGATGAAGAAATCATTCCTAATTTACCGCCTGGTTTACAACTAGAAATCTCTTCGAATGATTCTATTTTTATTAACCAAATTGTTAACTCTCTGAAAGAGCATTTGGTAGAAGGCACTTTATTTGCCGCACTCATTGTGCTCATTTTCATGCGGTCGTTAAGCTCTACCATCATGATTTGTTTAGAGATTCCCGTGTCATTACTCGGCGCTATTGCAGTGATGTATTTTGCTGGCTATACATTTAATAGCATGACTTTACTCGCACTGTTGCTGCTAATTGGGGTCGTGGTGGACGATGCCATTGTGGTGCGTGAAAGTATTATGCGCCATATGTCGGGCGAGTTAGGTAACAAGCTGAGCGATGCAGATTTTAAGAACCCAATAGCGGTAGCCAACTTTCGTCGTTTAGCCACCTTGAATGGCAGCAACGAAGTGGTGTTTGCCGTACTTGCATCATCAGCTTCTTTAATCTGTATTTTTGCGCCCGTCATTTTTATGGATGGTATTGTGGGTATGTTTTTTGAGTCATTTGCTGTGGTCGTTACTTTTGGTGTCCTCATCTCATTATTCGTTTCGCTCACTCTCACGCCCATGCTGTGCTCACGGTATTTAAACGTAGTACAGAAAGAGAATATCATTTATACAAAAATAGCCAATGCACTAGCACAATTAGATATTGCTTATAAGAAGCTATTAGATCTCACCCTACAGCACCGTGGCTTTATTCTGATCTTTACCGCGTTATTTGTCGCCATAACTGGCTTTTATAGTATGAAATATGTCACTAAAGAGTTTGTACCAGAATCTGATGAAAGCGCGTTTAATATCAGCGTAAAAACACCGTTAGGCTCCAATCTAGAATATACCGACTCACGACTCCAACTGATTGAAACAGCGCTATCGAAATACCCAGAAATTGACAGTTACTATGCATCTATTGGTACCGGCTCACGCGGTCAAGTCAATCAAGGTAACGTGAGTGTACGCCTCAAACCAAAAGAGCAACGTCGCATTAGCCAAGGTGAACTTATCAAACTAGTGAAAAAAGATTTGGCTGCAATACCAGGTGTCAATGCCTTCGCATCGCCTCCTTCTATATCAGCTGGTCAGCGCTCGGAGAAGTTACAATTCATTCTCACTGGTAACAATTTAACTGAGCTAGGTGAAGTTGCAAACCGGTTTAAAGAAGCACTTTCTAAAATTGAAGGCATGGGTAAAGTAGATACGGATGTGCAATTAGATTTACCTCAGCTCAGCGTCGATGTTGATCGCACGCGTGCAGCTAATTTAGGTTTAAATGCCAGAGAAATAGCCACGGCCATTTCTCTTTATGCAGGTGGTATTAATGTTGCTAGGTATAACGATAACATCAGCGACGGACAACGCTATGATATCCGTTTAAAAGCAGATGAGGCATTATTAAAGCAAGCTGATGATTTAAGTAAAATTTATCTCAGAAATAGTAATGGTGAATTAATCCGATTAGACGCTGTAGCTAGTTTTCAATCAACCCTGGGCGCGGCGGTAATTGGTCGCTATGATTTGCAATATGCTGTTAATTTTTACGCCAGTCCAACCATCTCTTTAAATGCAGCATTAGACATTGTCAAATCAACGGCAGCGACTATGATTCCTGTCGAGTATAAATTAACACTTTCTGGCCAAGCAGAGGAAATGCGCAAAACGATTAACAATATGTCCTTCGTCTTTGTATTAGCGTTCGTGTTGTTATATATGGTACTTGCCAGTCAGTTTAATTCATTTATCCAACCGCTTATTGTGATGCTTGCCCAACCACTTGCTATTATTGGCGGCCTCATTGGGCTACTGCTATTTAACCAATCCTTAAATATTTATTCCATGATAGGCTTGGTATTACTCATTGGCCTCGTCGCAAAAAATTCGATTTTACTAATCGATTTGACCAATCAATTAAGGGAAAAAGGTGCTGGCATTAATCAAGCACTGACTGAAGCCTGCCCAATCAGACTGCGACCCGTCATCATGACATCACTGACCATTATTTTAGCTTTATTACCTGCTGCTATTGGCTTAGGCGCTGGTAGTGAAACGAATAAGCCGCTATCAATTGCCATTATCGGCGGTATGATTTCATCAACACTACTCACTTTAGTCGTGGTGCCAGCCGCGTATTCATTAGTTATGCACGGTATGCAAAGATTTAATCTAGAAAAATTGAATAAAACCTAATCTGAAGTTGTTCTAGCCATGCCCAATGGCGCACAACAACGCTAAGCTAACTTGACTAACACCTGCAAACTCAAGTCTTCTATTTTTGGTTGCCATAAATCAGGATTTTTAGGAAACTGTTCAAACTCGCCCGTTCGTTGATAACCAAGACGCTCATAAAATTCGATGAGCTCAGTGCGTAAAGAAATTACGGTCATATGAAAGCCAGCGACTCGCCATTCACGCCTAGTCATCGTCTCTGCAGCGTTAATCATGTCTTTACCATGCCCTCTATTTTGCAAACTTGGCTTTACTGCAATCATGCCAAAATGGGCAGTATGTTTAAATGCAATGACCTGCAGTTCACAGCAAATCGTCGCTATGATCTCATTGTTCTGCACACCAATTAAAATAAACGCGTCATGTCGTTTAATCATCTTAGTAATATCAGCTGTCTTCGTGCGCAGGCCATCTAGAATATCTGCTTCTGTCGTCCAACCTTTGCGGCTAGACTCTCCACGATAAGCGCTGTTAATCAACCTTGCGATTGGCTCAGCATCAATCAGGTCGGCCTTATAAAAATGTAACATAGAAAATGTGTGGCACCTTAAGAAACAATTTTTTGAACAACCAAACTGGCCGTCATATCGCCTTCAACATTCACGGTGGTGCGTAAAGTATCAAGCATACGGTCAACCGGCAAAAGAATCGCAATGGCTTCCGCCGGCAAACCAACTGATTGCAGGACCAATACCATGGTGACCATGCCGGCACTCGGAATGCCAGGCGCGCCTATAGAGGCGATCATCGCAGTAAAAAAAACAATCAGCTGTTGCGTAAAGCTTAAATCTACACCAACCAAATTTGCAACAAATAAAGCGGCCGCAGCCTCATAAAGCGCAGTGCCATCCATATTCATGGTAGCGCCAAGTGGGATAACAAAGCCTGCAATCTCTGGTTTGACATCAAGTTGTTCGGTAGCACAGCGGATTGTGATGGGCAAGGTGGCAGAGCTAGAACTGGTAGCAAAAGCAGTAATCAGCGCCTGCCTTGCACCTTTCCAAAACCAAATAGGTGATTTACCAGTCAATAAAAACAACAGCAATGGCAACATAATAACGCCATGAAACAGTAATGTTCCTGCCACTACCGCTACAAATTTTGCCAAAGTGCCTAATACTGATACGTCCTGCGTTGCAATTAACTGAATCAACAATGCCGCAATACCATATGGCGCCAAATACATAATCCAATTTACCATACGCATGGTCACTTCCAATGCCTCTTCTAGCAGCACCAAAATATTCCGATAGCGCTCACCGCCCATCACCAGTGCAATACCTAAAAATAGTGCAAAAATGACTACTGATAACACTTTACCTTCTGCTAAAGACTGAAATGGATTTACAAATAAGTTGTGTAGAAAGTGTGCTAAGAAAGCTGATAACGGCATTTGTTGCGCTTGGAAGTTTTGCATTGCGCCTTCAAACATACTAAATGCCAAACCAGCGCCAGGCTGAAAGTAATTGCTAGCCGCCATGCCGACTATCATGGCAATCACCATTGTAAACACAAAAAATACAAGGGTAGAAATCCACACGGCATGCATTTGTTGATGTTGGCGCAAATTGGCAATGCCCACCACAATGCTACAAAACACCAATGGAATTAAAATCATTTTAAGCAAATCGATAAATAAAGTACCGACAATCGTGGCAGCATATAAACTTGAAGAGGCGCTGGTATTTTCTATGCCTGTTTTCTGTAATAACAAGCCGATTAACACGCCAAACAAGGCGCCAAGGAATATCTGTATGTTTAAACTAGGCAACTTCATTGGCAATCTCTTTTAAAAAATTGAATTGGATTAGCCACTTTACCTATTTATGCTTGTTTAATAAAGAATCAGTTTTATAAGGAACCTTACCTGCGGGCACTAGTTTTGAGGCAGTTTCTATATGCAAATCTTGATCATCAAAAAAAATATGTGGCTTAAATGCCTTTAAAATAGCCGCTTTATTGAGCCCGCCTAAAAAGAACACCTCATTCACATAAACACCCCAATGGCGTAATGTGTTAATCACGCGCATCTCCGCGGGCGCACTTCTTGCTGTTACGATAGCCAAGCGGATTGGCGACATTTCCACACCAAATGGCAATCGACTTTGTAATTTAGCCAGCTTTTGCAGAA
This region of Methylophilaceae bacterium genomic DNA includes:
- a CDS encoding efflux RND transporter periplasmic adaptor subunit; the encoded protein is MHQYTVVIFAFFLSVMLTSCGTDDATANKDTGVRATLVTVTSVKSQAIEVTQSSVGSLEGLINPTLAAEMAARVIKVYVNTGDTVKKGQLIATLDASDYIMQRNEAQAEVARIQALLQNQSKVVARNQALVDQNFISQNAVDNEIAQENVLKQQLIAAKARVNSINHDSSKSQIIAPVTGIIESKPVDTGDYLRVGDPIVQIVSTQMLRAHLPFPEQLSSQLKPGLMVRLKTPTSDQMVETVIRELKPLIEEGTRTIDVIADIHHAQGWQPGATVTGTVVLSQRPNTTMIPEQSLVLRPAGEVVYIVRDGIAYEAVVESGIRQNGLIEIRSGLTIDDIIVVDGAGFLTNNAPVEIAKERDTADS
- the ampD gene encoding 1,6-anhydro-N-acetylmuramyl-L-alanine amidase AmpD, with product MGKSIYRPYHIDSAGVIASAKQIASPNCDDRSSDCIIDMVVIHNISLPPTQYGGNGIIALFTNQLDPDEHPYYAQIYTAKVSAHFLIRRDGSLIQFVPCNKRAWHAGISSWGKRERCNDFSVGIELEGCDTEPFEATQYTILNRLLTTLKATYPIQHIVGHSDIAPGRKTDPGPFFDWSKINTA
- a CDS encoding GNAT family N-acetyltransferase; translated protein: MLHFYKADLIDAEPIARLINSAYRGESSRKGWTTEADILDGLRTKTADITKMIKRHDAFILIGVQNNEIIATICCELQVIAFKHTAHFGMIAVKPSLQNRGHGKDMINAAETMTRREWRVAGFHMTVISLRTELIEFYERLGYQRTGEFEQFPKNPDLWQPKIEDLSLQVLVKLA
- a CDS encoding efflux RND transporter permease subunit, yielding MTLPEFSIKRHVLAWMLSGMIILFGVISYDRIGVDRIPSVDFPVITITTTLRGANAEVVDTSITSIIESAINTTPGIDHIGSASSPGVSTISITFNLEKNIDVAFNEVQSKISQILKRLPADADPPTVRKVDADARPIIWLSLNGDRTIQQLNLYATNVLKKKFETINGVGEVRFGGQRERVIRVIVSPERMAAYKLGANDLIDAFQREHVQLPSGFLVSEKAEQLIKLDLEFHDIRDLENMVVRQMAGVPIYLKDIAKVEDGITDNRQIARYSGKPTVGIGIVKIANTNTVEIIDAVKKKMDEEIIPNLPPGLQLEISSNDSIFINQIVNSLKEHLVEGTLFAALIVLIFMRSLSSTIMICLEIPVSLLGAIAVMYFAGYTFNSMTLLALLLLIGVVVDDAIVVRESIMRHMSGELGNKLSDADFKNPIAVANFRRLATLNGSNEVVFAVLASSASLICIFAPVIFMDGIVGMFFESFAVVVTFGVLISLFVSLTLTPMLCSRYLNVVQKENIIYTKIANALAQLDIAYKKLLDLTLQHRGFILIFTALFVAITGFYSMKYVTKEFVPESDESAFNISVKTPLGSNLEYTDSRLQLIETALSKYPEIDSYYASIGTGSRGQVNQGNVSVRLKPKEQRRISQGELIKLVKKDLAAIPGVNAFASPPSISAGQRSEKLQFILTGNNLTELGEVANRFKEALSKIEGMGKVDTDVQLDLPQLSVDVDRTRAANLGLNAREIATAISLYAGGINVARYNDNISDGQRYDIRLKADEALLKQADDLSKIYLRNSNGELIRLDAVASFQSTLGAAVIGRYDLQYAVNFYASPTISLNAALDIVKSTAATMIPVEYKLTLSGQAEEMRKTINNMSFVFVLAFVLLYMVLASQFNSFIQPLIVMLAQPLAIIGGLIGLLLFNQSLNIYSMIGLVLLIGLVAKNSILLIDLTNQLREKGAGINQALTEACPIRLRPVIMTSLTIILALLPAAIGLGAGSETNKPLSIAIIGGMISSTLLTLVVVPAAYSLVMHGMQRFNLEKLNKT